A single Pieris rapae chromosome 2, ilPieRapa1.1, whole genome shotgun sequence DNA region contains:
- the LOC111000097 gene encoding zinc finger protein on ecdysone puffs isoform X1, which translates to MANRRPPPSGRRMDFMRNDRGKNFRPGVSPWQGGAPGNDIPNLLPITGGSTEATLALASNIINLLQPRQNSVPSLLDMPIRRDFGPPMGRFDRGYPPNRMGNQGNFRRTGNYNRSGERMNSNRKPFRPNDGQRQQNKSFPKKDADSKNKPKESEQEKEKSDGTEKVEDKQEEKKDSQKTRYDDINQQLLRCHICNKSMWDGRSFENHLSGRAHSIMMQKTVESYALTADTMRQEFKIRDMKRNRKSGQQPTRDFYCAMCDMYAADGSGHRTTVGHRKLKKYLHPTCTACHKEMPTRIELDEHRLTPEHLRMIQDKQDVSGKLKPEGNKKKIHPAPWLTDDIKLLLEKKKILKANYQANKTQVHGEEYRQIRNRCNIICREAQRRYEAGDSVMMISNLQAEQQYLRDDRDRQRNRKHMGDKGKDKAEKEVEEGQEKEKVDGDEEKADEEEKVKESIDKEDTILDYTEGEDLTNITDDKYPVYSTERGVGRSFLSEFKCFQCQLCKKLLDSEETAEVHLRTWRHHQLFVRLLNEKSGKEQTMETREPFKRPHNIEESGNWKRRKTSPEHNDSEEAAENGHDVVRIKEEKADDVDMEGEAIGESESPKPDDLEDWVQSVDELLQEVDKDKDAPADINEKEDKEKEDADEQPKSIKKENEVTDEENEIKSEVRSEDENPPPTPSKRITRGRGRGRRRN; encoded by the exons ATGGCCAACCGAAGACCTCCTCCCAGTGGACGGCGTATGGACTTCATGCGAAACGACCGAGGAAAGAACTTTCGCCCGGGTGTGTCACCATGGCAGGGGGGAGCGCCAGGCAACGATATTCCTAATTTGTTACCTATAACTGGTGGCTCAACTGAAGCTACTCTTGCCCTGGCGAGCAACATCATCAATCTTCTTCAGCCCCGTCAAAACTCTGTCCCGTCTTTACTTGACATGCCTATTCGTCGTGATTTTGGTCCACCTATGGGACGGTTTGATCGTGGATATCCACCTAATCGG ATGGGCAATCAAGGTAATTTCCGGCGAACGGGAAATTACAACCGCTCTGGTGAGCGTATGAACAGCAATCGTAAGCCATTCAGGCCCAATGATGGGCAAAGGCAACAAAACAAGAGTTTCCCGAAAAAGGATGCCGACTCTAAAAATAAACCCAAGGAGAG tGAGCAAGAAAAGGAGAAGTCTGATGGTACTGAAAAAGTGGAAGACAAGcaagaagaaaagaaagacAGTCAAAAGACCAGATATGATGATATTAATCAGCAACTATTGAGGTGCCATATCTGTAACAAGAGTATGTGGGATGGAAGATCTTTTGAAAATCACTTAAGTGGGCGGGCTCACTCTATCATGATGCAAAAGACAGTTGAGAGCTATGCCTTGACTGCTGATACTATGAGGCAGGAGTTTAAG ATTCGCGACATGAAACGCAACCGTAAATCGGGGCAGCAACCGACGCGCGACTTCTACTGTGCTATGTGTGATATGTATGCAGCAGATGGATCTGGTCATCGCACTACTGTCGGCCACCGCAAGCTGAAGAAATATCTGCACCCCACCTGCACTGCCTGTCATAAGGAAATGCCTACGAGAATTGAGCTGGATGAGCATCGTTTGACTCCAGAACATCTTAGGATGATACAGGACAAGCAGGATGTCAGTGGAAAGCTAAAACCTGAAG gtaacaaaaagaaaatccATCCAGCTCCTTGGCTTACGGAcgatattaagttattattagagaagaaaaagattttaaaagcCAATTACCAGGCAAACAAAACTCAAGTGCATGGGGAAGAATACAGACAGATTCGCAATCGATGCAATATTATATGTAGAGAAGCGCAACGCCGCTATGAGGCTGGCGACTCAG TAATGATGATTTCGAACCTGCAAGCAGAGCAACAGTACCTACGTGACGATAGAGACCGCCAGCGCAATCGGAAGCATATGGGTGACAAGGGAAAAGATAAGGCAGAAAAAGAAGTAGAAGAAGGACAG GAAAAAGAAAAGGTTGATGGTGATGAAGAAAAGGCAGATGAAGAAGAGAAAGTGAAAGAAAGCATTGATAAGGAGGACACAATTCTAGACTACACAGAGGGTGAAGATCTTACAAACATAACTGATGACAAATACCCTGTTTATAG CACTGAACGTGGCGTGGGCCGTTCATTCCTTTCCGAATTCAAATGCTTCCAATGCCAACTCTGCAAGAAGCTTCTTGACTCCGAGGAAACAGCCGAAGTACATCTTCGTACTTGGAGGCACCACCAGCTTTTCGTCAGGTTACTAAATGAGAAGAGTGGTAAAGAG CAGACTATGGAAACTCGAGAGCCGTTTAAGCGTCCTCACAACATAGAGGAGTCCGGAAACTGGAAGCGTCGTAAGACCTCTCCAGAGCATAACGATTCCGAGGAAGCCGCTGAGAATGGTCATGATGTTGTTAGGATCAAAG AGGAGAAAGCTGATGACGTCGACATGGAGGGAGAGGCTATCGGGGAGTCGGAATCACCAAAACCCGACGATCTCGAAGACTGGGTGCAGAGTGTTGACGAGCTACTTCAGGAAGTCGACAAAG ataAAGATGCCCCAGCTGACATAAACGAAAAGGAGGATAAAGAAAAGGAAGATGCTGATGAACAGccaaaatctattaaaaaagagAATGAAGTAACAGATGAagaaaacgaaataaaaagtGAAGTAAGGTCAGAAGACGAAAATCCACCACCGACTCCATCAAAGCGTATCACTAGAGGGCGTGGACGTGGACGACGCaggaattaa
- the LOC111000097 gene encoding zinc finger protein on ecdysone puffs isoform X2: MANRRPPPSGRRMDFMRNDRGKNFRPGVSPWQGGAPGNDIPNLLPITGGSTEATLALASNIINLLQPRQNSVPSLLDMPIRRDFGPPMGRFDRGYPPNRMGNQGNFRRTGNYNRSGERMNSNRKPFRPNDGQRQQNKSFPKKDADSKNKPKESEQEKEKSDGTEKVEDKQEEKKDSQKTRYDDINQQLLRCHICNKSMWDGRSFENHLSGRAHSIMMQKTVESYALTADTMRQEFKIRDMKRNRKSGQQPTRDFYCAMCDMYAADGSGHRTTVGHRKLKKYLHPTCTACHKEMPTRIELDEHRLTPEHLRMIQDKQDVSGKLKPEGNKKKIHPAPWLTDDIKLLLEKKKILKANYQANKTQVHGEEYRQIRNRCNIICREAQRRYEAGDSVMMISNLQAEQQYLRDDRDRQRNRKHMGDKGKDKAEKEVEEGQEKEKVDGDEEKADEEEKVKESIDKEDTILDYTEGEDLTNITDDKYPVYSTERGVGRSFLSEFKCFQCQLCKKLLDSEETAEVHLRTWRHHQLFVRLLNEKSGKETMETREPFKRPHNIEESGNWKRRKTSPEHNDSEEAAENGHDVVRIKEEKADDVDMEGEAIGESESPKPDDLEDWVQSVDELLQEVDKDKDAPADINEKEDKEKEDADEQPKSIKKENEVTDEENEIKSEVRSEDENPPPTPSKRITRGRGRGRRRN, encoded by the exons ATGGCCAACCGAAGACCTCCTCCCAGTGGACGGCGTATGGACTTCATGCGAAACGACCGAGGAAAGAACTTTCGCCCGGGTGTGTCACCATGGCAGGGGGGAGCGCCAGGCAACGATATTCCTAATTTGTTACCTATAACTGGTGGCTCAACTGAAGCTACTCTTGCCCTGGCGAGCAACATCATCAATCTTCTTCAGCCCCGTCAAAACTCTGTCCCGTCTTTACTTGACATGCCTATTCGTCGTGATTTTGGTCCACCTATGGGACGGTTTGATCGTGGATATCCACCTAATCGG ATGGGCAATCAAGGTAATTTCCGGCGAACGGGAAATTACAACCGCTCTGGTGAGCGTATGAACAGCAATCGTAAGCCATTCAGGCCCAATGATGGGCAAAGGCAACAAAACAAGAGTTTCCCGAAAAAGGATGCCGACTCTAAAAATAAACCCAAGGAGAG tGAGCAAGAAAAGGAGAAGTCTGATGGTACTGAAAAAGTGGAAGACAAGcaagaagaaaagaaagacAGTCAAAAGACCAGATATGATGATATTAATCAGCAACTATTGAGGTGCCATATCTGTAACAAGAGTATGTGGGATGGAAGATCTTTTGAAAATCACTTAAGTGGGCGGGCTCACTCTATCATGATGCAAAAGACAGTTGAGAGCTATGCCTTGACTGCTGATACTATGAGGCAGGAGTTTAAG ATTCGCGACATGAAACGCAACCGTAAATCGGGGCAGCAACCGACGCGCGACTTCTACTGTGCTATGTGTGATATGTATGCAGCAGATGGATCTGGTCATCGCACTACTGTCGGCCACCGCAAGCTGAAGAAATATCTGCACCCCACCTGCACTGCCTGTCATAAGGAAATGCCTACGAGAATTGAGCTGGATGAGCATCGTTTGACTCCAGAACATCTTAGGATGATACAGGACAAGCAGGATGTCAGTGGAAAGCTAAAACCTGAAG gtaacaaaaagaaaatccATCCAGCTCCTTGGCTTACGGAcgatattaagttattattagagaagaaaaagattttaaaagcCAATTACCAGGCAAACAAAACTCAAGTGCATGGGGAAGAATACAGACAGATTCGCAATCGATGCAATATTATATGTAGAGAAGCGCAACGCCGCTATGAGGCTGGCGACTCAG TAATGATGATTTCGAACCTGCAAGCAGAGCAACAGTACCTACGTGACGATAGAGACCGCCAGCGCAATCGGAAGCATATGGGTGACAAGGGAAAAGATAAGGCAGAAAAAGAAGTAGAAGAAGGACAG GAAAAAGAAAAGGTTGATGGTGATGAAGAAAAGGCAGATGAAGAAGAGAAAGTGAAAGAAAGCATTGATAAGGAGGACACAATTCTAGACTACACAGAGGGTGAAGATCTTACAAACATAACTGATGACAAATACCCTGTTTATAG CACTGAACGTGGCGTGGGCCGTTCATTCCTTTCCGAATTCAAATGCTTCCAATGCCAACTCTGCAAGAAGCTTCTTGACTCCGAGGAAACAGCCGAAGTACATCTTCGTACTTGGAGGCACCACCAGCTTTTCGTCAGGTTACTAAATGAGAAGAGTGGTAAAGAG ACTATGGAAACTCGAGAGCCGTTTAAGCGTCCTCACAACATAGAGGAGTCCGGAAACTGGAAGCGTCGTAAGACCTCTCCAGAGCATAACGATTCCGAGGAAGCCGCTGAGAATGGTCATGATGTTGTTAGGATCAAAG AGGAGAAAGCTGATGACGTCGACATGGAGGGAGAGGCTATCGGGGAGTCGGAATCACCAAAACCCGACGATCTCGAAGACTGGGTGCAGAGTGTTGACGAGCTACTTCAGGAAGTCGACAAAG ataAAGATGCCCCAGCTGACATAAACGAAAAGGAGGATAAAGAAAAGGAAGATGCTGATGAACAGccaaaatctattaaaaaagagAATGAAGTAACAGATGAagaaaacgaaataaaaagtGAAGTAAGGTCAGAAGACGAAAATCCACCACCGACTCCATCAAAGCGTATCACTAGAGGGCGTGGACGTGGACGACGCaggaattaa
- the LOC111000097 gene encoding zinc finger protein on ecdysone puffs isoform X3, whose protein sequence is MANRRPPPSGRRMDFMRNDRGKNFRPGVSPWQGGAPGNDIPNLLPITGGSTEATLALASNIINLLQPRQNSVPSLLDMPIRRDFGPPMGRFDRGYPPNRMGNQGNFRRTGNYNRSGERMNSNRKPFRPNDGQRQQNKSFPKKDADSKNKPKESEQEKEKSDGTEKVEDKQEEKKDSQKTRYDDINQQLLRCHICNKSMWDGRSFENHLSGRAHSIMMQKTVESYALTADTMRQEFKIRDMKRNRKSGQQPTRDFYCAMCDMYAADGSGHRTTVGHRKLKKYLHPTCTACHKEMPTRIELDEHRLTPEHLRMIQDKQDVSGKLKPEVMMISNLQAEQQYLRDDRDRQRNRKHMGDKGKDKAEKEVEEGQEKEKVDGDEEKADEEEKVKESIDKEDTILDYTEGEDLTNITDDKYPVYSTERGVGRSFLSEFKCFQCQLCKKLLDSEETAEVHLRTWRHHQLFVRLLNEKSGKEQTMETREPFKRPHNIEESGNWKRRKTSPEHNDSEEAAENGHDVVRIKEEKADDVDMEGEAIGESESPKPDDLEDWVQSVDELLQEVDKDKDAPADINEKEDKEKEDADEQPKSIKKENEVTDEENEIKSEVRSEDENPPPTPSKRITRGRGRGRRRN, encoded by the exons ATGGCCAACCGAAGACCTCCTCCCAGTGGACGGCGTATGGACTTCATGCGAAACGACCGAGGAAAGAACTTTCGCCCGGGTGTGTCACCATGGCAGGGGGGAGCGCCAGGCAACGATATTCCTAATTTGTTACCTATAACTGGTGGCTCAACTGAAGCTACTCTTGCCCTGGCGAGCAACATCATCAATCTTCTTCAGCCCCGTCAAAACTCTGTCCCGTCTTTACTTGACATGCCTATTCGTCGTGATTTTGGTCCACCTATGGGACGGTTTGATCGTGGATATCCACCTAATCGG ATGGGCAATCAAGGTAATTTCCGGCGAACGGGAAATTACAACCGCTCTGGTGAGCGTATGAACAGCAATCGTAAGCCATTCAGGCCCAATGATGGGCAAAGGCAACAAAACAAGAGTTTCCCGAAAAAGGATGCCGACTCTAAAAATAAACCCAAGGAGAG tGAGCAAGAAAAGGAGAAGTCTGATGGTACTGAAAAAGTGGAAGACAAGcaagaagaaaagaaagacAGTCAAAAGACCAGATATGATGATATTAATCAGCAACTATTGAGGTGCCATATCTGTAACAAGAGTATGTGGGATGGAAGATCTTTTGAAAATCACTTAAGTGGGCGGGCTCACTCTATCATGATGCAAAAGACAGTTGAGAGCTATGCCTTGACTGCTGATACTATGAGGCAGGAGTTTAAG ATTCGCGACATGAAACGCAACCGTAAATCGGGGCAGCAACCGACGCGCGACTTCTACTGTGCTATGTGTGATATGTATGCAGCAGATGGATCTGGTCATCGCACTACTGTCGGCCACCGCAAGCTGAAGAAATATCTGCACCCCACCTGCACTGCCTGTCATAAGGAAATGCCTACGAGAATTGAGCTGGATGAGCATCGTTTGACTCCAGAACATCTTAGGATGATACAGGACAAGCAGGATGTCAGTGGAAAGCTAAAACCTGAAG TAATGATGATTTCGAACCTGCAAGCAGAGCAACAGTACCTACGTGACGATAGAGACCGCCAGCGCAATCGGAAGCATATGGGTGACAAGGGAAAAGATAAGGCAGAAAAAGAAGTAGAAGAAGGACAG GAAAAAGAAAAGGTTGATGGTGATGAAGAAAAGGCAGATGAAGAAGAGAAAGTGAAAGAAAGCATTGATAAGGAGGACACAATTCTAGACTACACAGAGGGTGAAGATCTTACAAACATAACTGATGACAAATACCCTGTTTATAG CACTGAACGTGGCGTGGGCCGTTCATTCCTTTCCGAATTCAAATGCTTCCAATGCCAACTCTGCAAGAAGCTTCTTGACTCCGAGGAAACAGCCGAAGTACATCTTCGTACTTGGAGGCACCACCAGCTTTTCGTCAGGTTACTAAATGAGAAGAGTGGTAAAGAG CAGACTATGGAAACTCGAGAGCCGTTTAAGCGTCCTCACAACATAGAGGAGTCCGGAAACTGGAAGCGTCGTAAGACCTCTCCAGAGCATAACGATTCCGAGGAAGCCGCTGAGAATGGTCATGATGTTGTTAGGATCAAAG AGGAGAAAGCTGATGACGTCGACATGGAGGGAGAGGCTATCGGGGAGTCGGAATCACCAAAACCCGACGATCTCGAAGACTGGGTGCAGAGTGTTGACGAGCTACTTCAGGAAGTCGACAAAG ataAAGATGCCCCAGCTGACATAAACGAAAAGGAGGATAAAGAAAAGGAAGATGCTGATGAACAGccaaaatctattaaaaaagagAATGAAGTAACAGATGAagaaaacgaaataaaaagtGAAGTAAGGTCAGAAGACGAAAATCCACCACCGACTCCATCAAAGCGTATCACTAGAGGGCGTGGACGTGGACGACGCaggaattaa